In the Kiritimatiellales bacterium genome, one interval contains:
- the thiE gene encoding thiamine phosphate synthase: MKMKDGFGLYLVMTDPVAGYEACAAAAVKCGVKFVQLRMKNELPENIISTAKKIRQITHGTATRFIVNDDVDIAIAVDADGVHLGQDDMPLDEARRKWNAPEKIFGLSTHSEAQAAAAVALTPDYIGVGPVFPTPTKAIPDPALGVELTGKIICSSPLPCVAIGGLDETNLSAVLRAGAKNFCAVRAIMKSQTPENEIRKFLRLLEQYKS, from the coding sequence ATGAAAATGAAAGATGGTTTTGGGCTTTATCTGGTGATGACCGATCCGGTCGCCGGTTATGAAGCGTGCGCCGCAGCGGCAGTAAAATGCGGCGTCAAATTTGTGCAGCTCCGCATGAAAAATGAACTGCCGGAAAACATCATTTCCACTGCTAAAAAAATCCGGCAGATCACGCACGGCACCGCCACGCGGTTTATTGTAAACGACGATGTTGATATTGCGATCGCCGTTGATGCCGACGGCGTTCATCTTGGGCAGGACGATATGCCGCTCGACGAAGCGCGCCGGAAATGGAATGCGCCGGAAAAAATTTTCGGACTCTCAACCCACAGTGAGGCACAGGCAGCGGCGGCCGTTGCGCTCACGCCGGATTATATCGGCGTCGGCCCCGTTTTCCCGACGCCGACCAAAGCGATTCCCGACCCGGCGCTCGGCGTTGAGCTTACCGGTAAAATTATCTGCAGCTCACCGCTGCCCTGCGTGGCGATCGGCGGACTCGACGAAACCAATCTGTCCGCCGTGCTGCGCGCCGGTGCAAAAAATTTCTGTGCCGTGCGCGCCATCATGAAAAGTCAAACGCCGGAAAATGAAATCAGAAAATTTCTCCGGCTTTTAGAGCAGTATAAATCTTAG
- the thiH gene encoding 2-iminoacetate synthase ThiH, whose translation MNTSSVNPQSSIENALATDSPDEETLAALLSPAAADFLEPMAARAQALTRRHFGRTIQLYIPLYLSSYCSGGCAYCGFAADRRTERHALSLSAVERELKAIKAMGFEEILLLTGERGPHADLDYLCDCVKLAAACFHTVAIEVFPMTEEEYRRLANAGAVSLTLYQETYQPETYDQMHRWGPKKNYLNRLEAPARALSAGFRFVGLGALLGLSDPRYDMLALYRHARQLQKTFWKSGISISFPRIRHEAGGFNAPFPVDERLLAQIIFAFRIVMPDVPLVLSTREGPKFRDGIAGIGINKMSIASKTTVGGYSGAGSDEGQFDVSDDRALEPFCAMLRSKQLEPVFKNWDEVYR comes from the coding sequence ATGAACACCTCAAGCGTCAATCCTCAATCGTCAATCGAAAATGCGTTAGCAACGGATTCGCCGGACGAGGAAACACTGGCGGCATTGCTTTCGCCGGCGGCGGCGGATTTCCTTGAGCCGATGGCTGCGCGCGCGCAGGCGTTAACGCGCCGGCATTTCGGACGCACGATTCAACTTTATATTCCTCTCTATCTTTCCAGCTACTGCTCCGGCGGCTGCGCCTATTGCGGTTTTGCCGCCGACCGGCGAACAGAACGTCATGCGCTTTCACTCAGCGCCGTTGAACGCGAACTGAAAGCGATTAAAGCAATGGGCTTTGAAGAAATTCTACTGCTGACCGGCGAACGCGGACCGCACGCCGATCTGGATTATCTGTGTGACTGCGTGAAGCTCGCCGCAGCCTGTTTCCACACCGTCGCAATAGAGGTTTTTCCGATGACAGAAGAGGAATACCGGCGGCTGGCAAATGCCGGCGCAGTGAGTCTGACACTTTATCAGGAAACGTATCAGCCGGAAACATACGATCAAATGCACCGCTGGGGTCCGAAAAAAAATTATCTCAACCGGCTGGAAGCGCCGGCGCGCGCGCTGTCTGCCGGTTTTCGTTTTGTCGGACTCGGGGCGCTGCTCGGGCTTTCTGATCCGCGCTACGACATGCTCGCGCTCTACCGGCACGCGCGGCAGCTGCAAAAAACATTTTGGAAATCCGGTATCAGTATCTCATTCCCTCGTATCCGCCACGAGGCCGGCGGATTCAACGCGCCGTTTCCGGTGGATGAACGACTGCTGGCGCAGATTATTTTTGCCTTCCGCATCGTGATGCCGGATGTGCCGCTGGTGCTTTCAACGCGCGAAGGACCGAAGTTCCGCGACGGCATCGCCGGAATCGGTATTAATAAAATGAGCATCGCAAGCAAAACCACCGTCGGCGGTTACAGCGGCGCCGGTTCAGATGAAGGTCAGTTTGATGTCAGCGATGATCGCGCGCTCGAACCGTTCTGTGCCATGCTCCGCAGCAAGCAGCTTGAGCCGGTGTTTAAAAACTGGGATGAGGTATATCGATGA